Part of the Kamptonema formosum PCC 6407 genome, CGTCTCGCCTCTGGGAAACGGGGGATGCTTCTACTTTGGTGCTGACTCAGGAGGGGACTAATCCTGAGTTTCGGGAGTTTTTAGGGTCAAGGGGGGTGGAAGTGGTGGATTTGTCGCCGTTAACGCCCGCTAGCGCGATGGCTTATCTGTACGATCGCTCTTTTCTGTCGGTACTTTGGGAATGTGGCGGGATTTTGGCCGCAAGTGCGATCGCAGACGGTTCTGTGCAGAAAATTTTAGCTTTTATTGCCCCTAAAATTGTCGGTGGTCAAGGTTCTCCCTCCCCCGTTGGCGATTTAGGTTTTGCTAGGATGACAGAGGCGATCGCTTTAGAGCGAGTTAGTTGGCACTCTGTCGGTGCAGACTGCTTGGTTGAAGGCTATTTGAAAATCAAAGATTAAATTGGTAATTGCTAATGGCTAATTGCTAATGGCTAATTGCTAATGGCTAATTGCTAATTGCTAATTGGTAATTGCTAATGGCTAATGGCTAATTGCTAATTGCTAATAGCTAATTGCTAATTACCCATCTTCCCCATCTTCCCTATCTTCCCCATCTTCCCCATCTTCCTCATCTTCCCCATCCTCCCCATCTCCCCCTCTCTTCCCCTAGCCCCTAGCCCCTAGCCCCTAGCCCCTAGCTATATGTTTGCAATTGTGATTTGGAGTCTAATGGTTGGTAGTCTCGGCATTGAGGCTGTAATCGTTGGCGGTTGGCTGCACCGCTATCAGTTTGTTGAAGCTCAACAAAGTGAGGAGGAAGAAATTTTGACGCACTACGAATCTAAGGATGATAATATTCCGGTGACAGATCGGATACAATCAAATAGCAATCCCAACTCCGGTTTTAAGGATTCTCAATTAATTGGCTGGGAGTTTAAGATTGTGCGGGCATCGAGCGATTTATTCCGTAATCCGGCTATTTTCCATCGGCTGTGTGAAGAAGAGGCGCAAGTAGGCTGGATTTTATTAGAAAAGCTGGACGATCGCCGAGTGCGGTTTAAGCGCCCGATCGCGATGCGTGACATGGAAAGGTCGGATTTACCACGTTTTGACCCCTATCGATCGCACTATGGCTCAGGCTCAAATTGGCTGGCGATGCTAGGGGCGATCGTATTACTTGGAGCTATGGTTTTACCCGCTGTTTTAGGTTATGCTTTAGTGTCCAGCACTTCGATCAAATCTCGTTCTAATTGGCCAGATTTACCGATTCAATCTCTCCCTGCTTCTCCTACACCAGAAGATCCTCAATTAGTTCCCTAACTTGATGAGGATGCTACTGTTAGGTTATAATTAGTATTACCTTGAAATTGAGAAACGCGGACAAAATAAAGACCCGCAGGTAAAGGTTTTGAAGTAATAATTTGTTCAGAAGCCGTCCCGAAATTCGTCGAGGAATCCACTAAACCATTGAGGCTAACTATCCCATCACGGTTGATATCTTGAAGTAATTCTACATCTGCATCTGCACTCAAACCGTCTAGAGTCAAACTGAAATTACTAGGAGAATTGAGGAGAAAACTGTAAATATCCACAGGTTCAGTATCACCTACAAAGTCGCTCACACCTTGAATTCCATCCAGTACGCCCAGACTACGAGCCGAGGTTAAATCTTCGCTTTGAGTGGGGGGGACGCTAACGAGAGTTTCTTCTAAGCCAAAGCGGAGATAATGCTCAAAGGCACTTTTGACTACACCGTTATTTACGGCTGTTGCTACAAGCGGGTATTTTTGCAGATAATAATCAGGGTCAAAAAGAAGACTCGGCTGGCGGTTTTCAAATTGACCTAACTTGAGGTAATGTTCTGCGAGAGTGAGTTGATTTCGTTGTACCGCTGCGGTAACATCTGGATTATTCGACCCATAAAAAGCCGTATCGAATAAAGGGTTAGGGTTGCGGCGTTCAAATTGACCAAATCTGATAAAATGATCGGCGGCGGTAATTTTTCCTTCCTCGACTGCGGCTGCTACATCAGTGTTTGTTTCTAGATAATAGCTAGTATCGAATAGAATATTGGGATCTCGATCTTCAAATTTGCCAAATCTGTTAAAGTGGTCAAACCCACTAGAAACTTTGCCGTTGGCGATCGCCAAACCGACATCAGGGTTGTTTTCCAGATAAAAGGCGTTGTCGAATAAGCTTCTAAGGTCTAACATTCCTAAAAAATTCTCTCACTGACTTAGGGTGCAAACCGTTCCATAGTATTGTACTATTCACTCTTGTAAATTGTACTTGGATTTACGAAATTAAATCT contains:
- a CDS encoding PPC domain-containing protein, with the protein product MLDLRSLFDNAFYLENNPDVGLAIANGKVSSGFDHFNRFGKFEDRDPNILFDTSYYLETNTDVAAAVEEGKITAADHFIRFGQFERRNPNPLFDTAFYGSNNPDVTAAVQRNQLTLAEHYLKLGQFENRQPSLLFDPDYYLQKYPLVATAVNNGVVKSAFEHYLRFGLEETLVSVPPTQSEDLTSARSLGVLDGIQGVSDFVGDTEPVDIYSFLLNSPSNFSLTLDGLSADADVELLQDINRDGIVSLNGLVDSSTNFGTASEQIITSKPLPAGLYFVRVSQFQGNTNYNLTVASSSS